In a genomic window of Lycium ferocissimum isolate CSIRO_LF1 chromosome 9, AGI_CSIRO_Lferr_CH_V1, whole genome shotgun sequence:
- the LOC132031114 gene encoding aconitate hydratase, cytoplasmic gives MDSASENPFNGILTSLPKPGGGEFGKYYSLPALNDARIDKLPYSIRILLESAIRNCDNFQVTKEDVEKIIDWENTSPKLAEIPFKPARVLLQDFTGVPAVVDLACMRDAMNKLGSDADKINPLVPVDLVIDHSVQVDVARSENAVQANMELEFQRNKERFAFLKWGSNAFRNMLVVPPGSGIVHQVNLEYLGRVVFNREGLLYPDSVVGTDSHTTMIDGLGVAGWGVGGIEAEATMLGQPMSMVLPGVVGFKLSGKLRNGVTATDLVLTVTQMLRKHGVVGKFVEFYGDGMAELSLADRATIANMSPEYGATMGFFPVDHVTLQYLKLTGRSDETVAMIEAYLRANNMFVDYNEPQHEKVYSACLSLDLADVEPCVSGPKRPHDRVPLKEMKSDWHSCLDNKVGFKGFAVPKDVQEKVVKFSFHGQDAELKHGSVVIAAITSCTNTSNPSVMLGAALVAKKACDLGLHVKPWVKTSLAPGSGVVTKYLLQSGLQTYLNQQGFNIVGYGCTTCIGNSGDLDESVSSAISENDIVAAAVLSGNRNFEGRVHPLTRANYLASPPLVVAYALAGTVDIDFEKEPIGVGKDGKDVFFRDIWPSTEEIAEAVQSSVLPDMFKSTYEAITKGNNMWNQLSVPEAKLYSWDPTSTYIHEPPYFKDMTMDPPGPAGVKDAYCLLNFGDSITTDHISPAGSIHKDSPAAKYLNERGVDRRDYNSYGSRRGNDEIMARGTFANIRIVNKLLNGEVGPKTIHIPSGEKLSVFDAAMKYKSAGQATIILAGAEYGSGSSRDWAAKGPMLLGVKAVIAKSFERIHRSNLVGMGIVPLCFRAGEDAETLGLTGHERYTIDLPDKISEIRPGQDVTVQTDTGKSFTCIVRFDTEVELAYFNHGGILPYVIRQLSQQ, from the exons ATGGATTCAGCTTCAGAGAACCCATTCAATGGAATCCTCACTAGTCTTCCCAAGCCTGGAGGTGGTGAATTTGGAAAGTACTATAGCCTTCCTGCACTGAATGATGCGCGAATTG ACAAGCTGCCCTATTCTATTAGAATTCTTCTTGAATCAGCAATCCGTAATTGTGACAACTTTCAAGTTACAAAGGAAGATGTTGAGAAGATCATTGACTGGGAAAATACTTCACCGAAGCTAGCGGAGATACCGTTTAAGCCAGCACGAGTCTTGCTGCAA GATTTTACTGGTGTACCAGCTGTTGTAGACCTTGCTTGCATGCGCGATGCCATGAACAAGCTTGGCAGCGATGCCGACAAGATTAATCCATTG GTGCCGGTAGATCTAGTAATTGATCATTCAGTTCAAGTTGACGTGGCAAGGTCAGAAAATGCAGTCCAAGCTAATATGGAACTTGAATTCCAGAGGAACAAGGAGAGATTCGCCTTTCTTAAGTGGGGTTCTAATGCTTTTCGCAACATGCTTGTTGTTCCACCAGGTTCTGGTATTGTGCATCAG GTGAATCTTGAATACCTCGGAAGAGTCGTCTTTAACAGGGAAGGTTTGCTCTATCCTGATAGTGTTGTCGGAACAGATTCCCACACCACTATGATCGATGGGCTTGGAGTTGCTGGCTGGGGTGTTGGAGGTATTGAAGCAGAAGCTACAATGCTTGGTCAG CCAATGAGCATGGTCTTGCCTGGAGTTGTTGGGTTCAAGTTATCTGGGAAATTGCGCAATGGTGTAACTGCCACTGACTTGGTCTTGACAGTCACTCAGATGCTGAGGAAGCATGGTGTCGTTGGAAAGTTTGTTGAATTCTATG gTGATGGAATGGCTGAACTATCATTGGCTGACAGGGCCACCATTGCAAACATGTCTCCTGAATATGGTGCTACAATGGGTTTCTTCCCTGTAGATCATGTTACCTTGCAGTATCTGAAATTAACAGGGAGAAGTGACGAAACA GTGGCAATGATTGAAGCATATTTGCGCGCAAATAATATGTTTGTCGACTATAATGAG CCTCAACATGAGAAAGTTTACTCTGCTTGCTTGTCCCTAGACCTTGCCGACGTCGAGCCGTGTGTGTCAGGGCCAAAGAG ACCTCATGACCGTGTGCCTTTGAAAGAGATGAAGTCTGATTGGCACTCTTGCCTTGATAACAAGGTTGGATTCAAG GGATTTGCTGTGCCGAAAGATGTGCAGgaaaaagtggtaaaattttctTTCCACGGACAAGATGCAGAGCTCAAGCATGGAAGTGTTGTTATTGCTGCTATCACAAGTTGCACTAATACATCAAACCCCAGTGTTATGCTAGGAGCAGCCCTTGTTGCAAAAAAGGCTTGTGACCTGGGTCTACAT GTTAAGCCATGGGTTAAAACAAGTCTTGCTCCTGGCTCCGGTGTAgttacaaaatatttacttcAGAG TGGGCTGCAGACGTACTTAAATCAGCAAGGTTTCAATATTGTTGGATATGGCTGCACAACTTGTATTGGGAATTCTGGGGATTTGGATGAATCAGTCTCTTCTGCTATATCAGAAAATG ACATTGTTGCTGCTGCTGTACTCTCTGGAAATCGGAACTTTGAGGGACGTGTTCATCCCTTGACGAGAGCAAACTACCTTGCTTCACCTCCTTTAGTGGTTGCCTATGCTCTTGCTGGCACT GTTGATATAGACTTTGAGAAAGAGCCAATTGGAGTGGGAAAGGATGGTAAGGATGTCTTCTTCAGGGATATTTGGCCATCAACTGAAGAAATTGCTGAG GCTGTCCAATCAAGTGTATTGCCAGACATGTTCAAAAGTACCTATGAAGCTATTACAAAGGGAAACAATATGTGGAATCAATTATCAGTACCAGAAGCCAAGCTCTACTCATGGGACCCTACTTCTACGTACATTCATGAGCCACCATATTTCAAGGATATGACTATGGATCCCCCGGGGCCCGCTGGAGTGAAAGATGCTTACTGCTTGCTGAACTTTGGTGATAGTATTACCACGGATCACATTTCGCCAGCTGGAAGCATCCACAAAGATAGCCCTGCTGCTAAGTACCTCAATGAGCGGGGGGTTGATCGCAGGGACTATAACTCGTATGGTAGCCGTCGTGGTAATGATGAAATTATGGCTAGGGGTACTTTTGCCAACATCCGAATTGTAAATAAGCTGTTAAATGGGGAAGTTGGCCCAAAGACAATTCACATTCCCTCAGGAGAGAAACTCTCTGTGTTTGATGCTGCAATG AAATACAAGTCTGCTGGGCAAGCCACTATAATCTTAGCTGGAGCTGAATATGGAAGTGGAAGCTCCCGAGATTGGGCTGCTAAGGGCCCCATGTTGTTG GGAGTTAAAGCTGTAATTGCTAAAAGCTTTGAGAGGATTCACCGTAGCAACTTGGTAGGAATGGGAATTGTGCCACTATGTTTCAGGGCTGGTGAGGATGCAGAAACACTTGGACTGACAGGTCATGAGCGATATACTATTGATCTCCCAGACAAAATTAGCGAGATCCGTCCAGGTCAAGATGTTACTGTACAAACGGACACTGGAAAATCTTTCACATGCATAGTCCGCTTCGACACTGAG